AGATGGTGCGACTAATTTTTTCACAATTCCCTGAATAACCTGTCTTTGACGTTCATCACGCTTAAAGGCTGTATCACTTTTTCTATGTCTTGTATAGGCAAGTGCCATTCTCCCTCTCAAATTATAGACTTCGCCTTGATTAAAGTGAAATACTTCCTGATCAAAATAGTCCTGATTAAAAGTATGATTTGAAACAACATCCACTCCATCAATTAAATTTGTCAAGTTCATAACATCTTCAAATCTAAACCTTACATGATAATTAATTTTTGTATCAAGAAAATTTTCCACAGCGTCAATGGTGCATTGCACACCTCCAAAATGATGCGAATGCGTAATTTTATCCTGCTTATAATTTTCACAAGGAATCTCAGCATACGTATCACGCGGAATCGAAATCATTTTTACCTGTGCCAGATAAGGCACAACCCTTATAACAACTAGCCCATCGCTCCGAGAACCTTCTGTTGGCTGATTAGCATACGCATCTACTCCTATTATAAGAATATTAAACGGTATAGAAAGCCAAACTATAAGCACCGCTAAAAATATTCCTAATATTATAAATACTTTTTTCATTTTTTCACCTCTTAATTTTTACATTATTTATACTTTTACAACTTTTTGAATAATATATTTAAAATAAATTTATTTAATACATAAATTGCAATATTAATTGCGACATTTTACCAAATTTTTATAATAGGGTTTTTCAATAGTTAATTCATAATCATTCAATTTTTTCTGTTTTATTTTCAAATTCTACTTTTTTCAAAAATTCATCAATTTTTTTTTCTAAATCCTGAATATTTCCGTCATTTTCAATAATATAATCACTTCGTTTCTTCTTTTCATTCAAGGACATCTGTGAATTTATAATATTTAAAGCCTCTTCTTCACTACGTCTGTCCCTGTTTAAAATACGTTTCACCTGCGTATCTTTTTCTGCACTGACTAACAAAATATAATCAAATTCCTTTTCCCACTGGACTTCAAAAAGAAGCTGAATTTCCACAAAAACTATCTTGCTTTCTTTTTTATATTCTAAAATTTCCTCCCGCATAGCACGTAAAATTTCTGGATGCATAATGGAATTTAAAATAAGCCTTTTTTCCTTATTTTCAAAAATAATTTTCCCTAACTTTTCACGTGAAATATTGTATTTTCCAAAATCATCACTTTCTAAAATTTCTCTTCCAAAGTTTTGTACAATTTTTTCCACAACCTTAGGAAATTTAATAACTTCATGAGAAATTACATCTAAATCAATTACTTTGTATCCTTTCCTTTGCAAAATTTGGCTAACTGTACTTTTACCTGTTCCAATTCCACCTGTAAGCCCAATAACCACTTTCTTCATTTTTCCTTTCCACAAAAATTCGCTTCAAATCCTAAATTTATTCAATTTTACAGAAGCTTTGGTATATTTTATACCTTTTTCCATTTATTTGCAACAATTTTTATTTTTCAAGCTTAATACAGCTATTTAAGAAAACAAATATTTAAAATAAAATTACTGGATAAATTTACTAATGCAGAAAAATAAATTTTTTTTACATAAATGATAAAATTTCAAAGGAAAATATGGTATAATAAAAGTAAGACTAAAAAAAGAAAAAATTGAAAAAATACTTATAATATGATAAAATTACATGTATAAATTTATGATAAATTCAATAATTAAAATTTGATTTATAAAATAAAATACGAGGAGGGAATATGGAACTTAAAGATATTCAGGAATTGATGAAAGTTCTAAAGAAAGAAGACATAGCGGAACTGAAAGTAAGATACGGAAAAGTAAAACTTACATTAACAAATTCTGAAAACACAAATATCACAAACAAAGCAGTGCCCATAACAGAAAAGGTAGAAAAAAAAGCTCCTAAATCTGTATTGCCAAAAGAAGAAATTGTCAAGTCAAGTAATGTAGGCAAAATAAAGCTCGTAAGTTCAAAACCTGGAACTTTGGTTAAAAAAGGTCAGATTCTTGCAAAAATAAATACAATAGGAATTGACAGTGATGTAAAGTCTACTGTAAATGGTATTTTGAAGGAAGTGCTAGTAGCAGATGGCTCACCAGTTGACTTTGCAAAAGAACTATTTAAAATTGAAATCAGTTAAAAATTACTTTTTATGAAACAGAAATCTTTTAGGAGGATAGAATATTAATGTTTAAAAAAATATTAATAGCAAACAGAGGAGAAATTGCTGTCAGAATAATTAGGGCAGCAAGGGAATTAGGAGTAGCAACTGTTGCAGTTTATTCAGAAGCTGATAAGGATTCGCTTCATGTAAAGCTTGCTGACGAGGCTGTCTGTATCGGAACTGCCAGCAGTGCGGACTCGTATCTAAAAATACCGAACATTATTTCAGCTGCCCAAATTACTGGAAGTGAGGCCATTCATCCAGGATACGGATTTTTAGCAGAAAATCAGAGATTTGCTGAAATATGTGATAAAAACGAAATCGTATTTATCGGTCCAAAACCTGAACTGATCAGCATGATGGGAGATAAGGCAACGGCGAGGGAAACTGCCATAAAGCACAAAGTCCCAATAACAAAAGGATCGGATGGAATTGTGCCAACTGTAGAAGAAGCCAAGAAAGTTGCAGAATGGATAACTTATCCCGTTATGATAAAAGCAACTGCAGGCGGTGGCGGAAAAGGAATGAGAATTGCCCATGATGAAAAGGAACTTGTGGAAAATTACATTGCCGCCCAAAATGAGGCAAAAGCTGCATTTGGAAATCCAGATGTCTACATAGAAAAATATGTTGAAGAGCCAAGACACGTAGAAATACAAGTTGTTGGAGATAAATTTGGAAATGTAGTTCATTTAGGGGAAAGAGACTGCTCTATTCAAAGACGGCATCAAAAATTAATAGAGGAATCGCCATCAGCAGGAATTGATGCAAAAACACGTGAAAAAATGGGAAAATTTGCCGCAAAACTTGCAAAAGGTATTGGATATGACAGCGTTGGAACATTGGAATTTCTTGTTGACAAAAACATGAATTTCTATTTTATGGAAATGAATACAAGAATTCAGGTAGAACACACAGTAAGTGAAGAAATTACTGGGGTTGACCTGATAAAAGAGCAAATAAGAGTAGCTGCGGGAGAAAAATTAAGCATTTCTCAAAAAGATATAAATATAAATGGACATGTAATAGAATGCAGAATAAATGCAGAAGATTCTGAAAATGGTTTCCTGCCGTCTTCAGGAGTTCTGGAAACATACATTCCGTCAGGTGGAATTGGAGTCAGAATTGATTCTCATTCTTATCAGGGTTATGAAATCCCGCCTTACTACGATTCAATGATAGCGAAACTTATCGTAAAAGGAAAAGACAGGGAAGAAGCTATTGTAAGAATGAAACGTGCTTTAAAGGAATTTATCATTGAAGGCGTTGACACAACTATACCATTCCACTTAAAAGTTCTTGAAAACCAGGAATTTAAAAATGGAACAATTTACACAAATTTTATTGAAACACACTTTAAGGACGCACTTGGTAAATAATTAATTCTAGAAATCAATAAAAAATCAGATTATACAAATAATTTGATTACTATTTGATAAAAAATAAAAATTAGGAGGAACTAAAATGAACGAATTAGGAAATGTAAATATATCGCAGGAAGTGGTAGCAACAATTGCAGAGTCAGTAGTATCAGAGATTGAAGGAGTAAACAGCCTTGTTGGCGGAACTTCTAAAAATGAAATTGTTAAATTTTTCCAAAATGTATCTTCAGGCGGAAAAGGCATTGAAGTGGAAGTTGGAGAAACTGAATGTACGCTAGATTTATACATTGTAGCAAAAATGGGATACAAATTACCTGCATTAGCTGGAGAAATCCAAACAAAAGTAGTAAAAGCGATTACTGAAATGACAGGATTAAAAGTTCAGGAAGTTAATGTCTACATTCAAAAAATTGTAAAAGAAGATAAAAAAGAAGTTGTTCAGACACCTATAGCAGAAACAGCAGAAATTGAAGAATAAAAATCATAATAAGCTCAAATATTCATAGAAATCTTGTTTACAAATAATATTTGAGCACATTCACTCAATTAGGAAAGGAGAACCTGTCAAAGATATATTTTGATTAAAATAATTTTAATTGAAATTATTTTACAAATTGCTGATAGATAACTTTACTCAATTATTAAAATACGGTATATTTTTGGCAGTACATATTAATGATTGCAATATTAGGATTTTTAGCAAGACTGTCTGTCATACTTGGGTTTCTTGGTATCGCGTTCTCAAGCATTTCAGATATGCTGTTCAGAACGGATTATTTAGGGCAGCTTGACAATTTTATTGATTTAAGCAGTCTGAACTTCAAGGTTTTAGTTGGATTGTTGTCAATAATTTATTTAGTTATATTTTTACTTTCTTATCTTAACAAGCTTACAAAATATTCTCAAAATAGAAAAGTGAAAAATAAAAATGGAGAAATTGAAGTTTCCATAAAAACAATAAATGAAACATCAAAAGACTTTCTAAGCGGACAGGAAATTATAAAAAATTCAAAAGTAAGATCATATCCGAAAGGAAAGTCGGTTGTTATCGAAGCTACTGTGGACACTTACAACGTTGACAACTTAAATGAGAAACTGGCAGAAATTCAAAACAAATTATCTGATTATGTTTTTCAGTCAACTGGAATCACAGTAAAAAAAAGTAAGGTAAAATTGAAAAAAGTTTTAGGTGAAACAATTGTTGAGAAAAAGATTATTGATTCTCCGTCTGTTCAAAAAGAAGAAGTAAAAAAAGAGAAAAATATTGAAAATGACATTCTGACTAGCGATAATAATTCACAAAATGATATTTCCACAGCTGGAAAGGAAAATTAATGACACGACGAGAAATTAGGGAAGAAATATTTAAACTTCTTTTTGAATACGAGTTAATTGACAATGATATTGAAAAAAGAATAAATGAAACAATTGCAGAAGAAAACTTAAAAAGGGATGAAGAAATTGACTTTTTAAGAAGCTATATTACTGAAATAATTGAAAATAAGGATATTCTAACTGACAGAATAAGGCAAGTACTGGACGGTTGGACTTATGAACGTTTGGGAACTATAGAAAAAGTTTTGTTAAAAATATCTTTTTATGAAATTACTATAAAAGACATAGGATATGAAATAGCGATTAATGAAGTTCTTGAAATTGCAAAAAAATATTCCTACAATGATACCAAAGACTTTTTAAACGGAATTCTTGCAAAATTAGTACAAAATATTAAAGATGAAAAACAAAAATAACGCAAGAATATTTCAAGCAAAACAAATAATAGGCAAAAAGACTTCTGTATTTGTATATATGGAAGTTTTTTTATATATAGCAATTCTAGTTTAAAATTAGAGTAAAAGGTTAAGCTGTATTTATAACTACAGTCAATACACTACTTTTTACATACTTTACTTCAATTTTTAAGTAGATCGGCTATAATTTTAAATTTTGTAAATTTAGTATTTAAAAAATTTGAACATACTATAAAATTAAACTAGAAAAGGAAAAATAATACAATGAAAAAAATAGGAATAATTATAGGAAAATTTTTTCCGCTTCACATCGGACATGTAAACTTTATTCAAAGAGCCAGCGGAATTGTAGACAGATTATACGTTGTTATCTCGTATTCCGATGATGCCGATGACTTGCTTACTTCTAATTCGCGTTTTGTAAAGGAAATCACACCAAAGGACAGATTACGTTTTGTAAAGCAGACATTTAAGAACCAACCTAACATCTCGTCCTTTTTGCTGGATGAAAATAACTATTCCCAGCAAGGCGACAACTGGCAGGAATGGGCAACAGCTTTAAAAAATGAAATTGAGAAAAGAGAAAATCTGAAAAATAAAAAGGAAATAGACTGGCAAAATGATGTAATTTTCATAAGCAATAGAGATGGGGACAAGGAATACAATCTAAAGCATTTTGGATCTGAAACTAAATCAATTGACAAAAATTATATTGAATACAACGTAAACTCAAAGCAAATACGTGAAAATCCAAGTAAATACTGGAAATTTTTACCACGTGAAGTAAGGGAGCATTTAATTCCCATTATTACAATTTGTGGAGGGGAAAGCAGTGGAAAAAGTGTAATGATAGACAAACTTGCAAATGTTTTTAATACAACTTCCGCTTGGGAATATGGACGTGAATATGTTTTTGAAAAATTAGGTGGAGATGAGGAGTCATTGCAATATTCTGACTACGAAAAAATCGTTTTTGGACATCAGTCAAATGTTTTGTATGCCGCTAGAAACGCCAATAAATTTGCATTAATTGATACAGATTATATCGCAACTCTGGCTTTTTGCCTAACTTATGAAAAACGGGACAATCCGATAGTTCGTGAATTCGTCCAAAATTACAGATTTGACTTGACGATTTTACTTGAAAACAATGTTGCTTGGGTAAATGATGGACTTCGTTCAATTGGCGATAACGATAGACGTGAAAAATTTCAGAATTTATTAAAGAAACTGTATAAAGAATACAATATTCAATATATTACAGTAAAATCAAGCAGCTATGAAAAAAGATATTTAGCTTGCAAGCATATTATAAAGGCATATTTAGACGGTGCTGATAATTCACAGCTTCAGGAAATAGCAGATACTTTTATATAAAAAAATAACCTATTACTAAAATTTGTTTTAATGCTTAGTAAATAGGTTTTTTTATTTCTCAAATTTTTTATTTTTCTATTTTTTAAATTTCAATTTTAAGTTTTTTTGAAAAAACAGCTAAATACTTTTATCGTGCCCTCCTTAAATCGTGCATACTTAGCTATTTTTGAAAAACCACTTTATATTTATATAATTACAAAATTATATATTTTATTTAGTCTCTTTTCCCCATTTCCTTGTCTAATAAATATAACGTAGCGTTATTATTGTCAACATCAAGTGAAATAATCTTATCAAGGAATTTTTGAGCTTGTTCCTCTTCTTCTTCCTGCTCTTCAGCAAATTCATTCAAGAATACTTCTGCACCATAATCTCCTAGTTCTCTTGCAAGCTTGTGAATATTCTCAATAGAGGCTGTAACAGCTTCTTCATGTGCAAGAGCAGCTTCAAATACTTCTCTTACTGATGTAAAGTCCATTTTAGGCTTATCTAATCCCAAAAATTCAATTTTTCCATTTCTTTTTAATACATACTCATAAAATTTTTTTGAATGTTCTATTTCCTCTTTTGCTTGATTTCCCATCCAGTTTGCAAAACCTTCTAATGCTCTTTCGTCAAAGTATGCAGCCATAGCTTGATATTGATAAGCCGCTGCTAATTCCATATTTATTTGATTATTTAATAAAACTTCCAATTCTTTATTTAATTTCATATTTTCTCCATTTCTATTTTTTATTTTAATAATTTATTTCTAATTTTTCTTTTCTAAACATTTTTCGCAAGTACCTTTTATGTAGAAATGTATTTCATCAATTTCCACATTACCCAATTTTGATAAATCGAATTTTGATAAATTTACATCAAAATCTATTATTTCTCCACAATTTTTACATTTGAAATGTCCATGATCCTCCGTCACTACATCGTATCTCACTTCATTTTCTTCAATAATAATTTCTTGAATAATGTTATTACTGACAAATATATTTAACGTGTTATACACTGTAATTTTTGATAAAGTAGGCATTTCAGGAGATAAATTCTGAAAAATATCGTCGACTGTTGGATGTGTATGATGATCCAGCAGATATTGAAATATTTTCATTCTTTGTACTGAAGGTTTTATTCCATTTTTCTTTAAATAGTCGCCAACGTTTTCTATATGCATATTCCCTCCTAAATTATTTATTTCATTTTTTTATTTAATTAATTATATTTACCTTTCCTTTGTATCCATTATAATTTTATACTCTTTTCTATATTTTGTCAATACATTTATTTATTTTTATTCTCAAAGTTATTTTTTACAGTATTTCAAGATACTTAAAACTTTTTTATAATTAAAATAAAATAACAATAATTTTAAAAATCTCAGTTACTGCGAGTCATTTAGTGGAATTAAAAATGTGAATACGGTTTTAATATTAGGCACACTTTTTACAAAAATTTCAATATTATGCCGTAAAGCTATTTCTTTTGCAATTGCAAGCCCTAATCCCATTCCATTTTTGTTTTCCTCAGTATTTGACTTGTGATAACGGTTAAAAATTTCTCCAATGTTTTCAGGATCAATACCTCTTCCGCTGTCACATATTTTAAGCTCGTACTTTTTATTCTCTTTTTTTAACAAAATATCAACTTTCTGATTTTCATTAGAAAATTTTATTGCGTTATCCAGCACAATTATTATCATTTGCCGAATCCGCTGATAATCCCCAGCAAAAAGATACCTGTCTTCTTCAATTGTATTTTCAGCAGAAAAATTTATTTTCACACCTTTTTTAGTTGAAATCTGTTTCATGCTTCTCACAGCGTCATTTATAATTTCAAATAAATTTATTGTACTTTTATCAATGGAAAAATCTGTATTTTGAAGTTTCGTCAAATCTATCAAATCATTAACCAGCCTTTGCAGATGAATACTATCTGATAAAATCTGTTCATTATAATCCTTTAGCTGCTCAGGATTACTTATAATTCCGTCGCAAATGGCTTCTATTGAACCACGAATCACTGTAATCGGCGTTCGCAGTTCGTGAGAAATATTTGCAATAAAATTTTGCCGCATTTTTTCAAAACGTTCACTTTCTTTTGAGCTTTTATCTAGTTGAAGTGCCAGTTTATCAATACTTTTTGCAAGTTCCCCAATTTCATCGCTCTGTTTTATCTGCGTTGTTACTTCATAATTTCCCTTTGCCAATTCTGCTGTTGTATCACGAATTTTATTAAGTGGCTTTGTAAAGCTTATGGAAAGCCAGACGGCACTGATACTCGCAAGGATTAGAGCGACCAAGATACTGAAAATAAGAGTATAAATACCGCTTTTTAATGCCGAAGACATATATTTGACTGGAGAATGAAGGAGCACGACTCCTTCAATTGTTTGACCGTTTTTTATTGGAACTGCTACTGTTATTGAATTTTCATTTAAGTAATCATTAAAATTTTCTGTCGTAGTTGTTTCTCCAGAAATAGCTTTTTTAATAGTTTCTTCTGCATTTGGAGGTAATTTCAGATA
This is a stretch of genomic DNA from Leptotrichia hofstadii. It encodes these proteins:
- a CDS encoding LCP family protein → MKKVFIILGIFLAVLIVWLSIPFNILIIGVDAYANQPTEGSRSDGLVVIRVVPYLAQVKMISIPRDTYAEIPCENYKQDKITHSHHFGGVQCTIDAVENFLDTKINYHVRFRFEDVMNLTNLIDGVDVVSNHTFNQDYFDQEVFHFNQGEVYNLRGRMALAYTRHRKSDTAFKRDERQRQVIQGIVKKLVAPSGWKYIPEVYGYAKEKMDIAVNPIKGLSVLPAFLLNKKIEQYEINGDGRMINGVWYFIPEETSLENAKDEFKN
- the coaE gene encoding dephospho-CoA kinase (Dephospho-CoA kinase (CoaE) performs the final step in coenzyme A biosynthesis.) encodes the protein MKKVVIGLTGGIGTGKSTVSQILQRKGYKVIDLDVISHEVIKFPKVVEKIVQNFGREILESDDFGKYNISREKLGKIIFENKEKRLILNSIMHPEILRAMREEILEYKKESKIVFVEIQLLFEVQWEKEFDYILLVSAEKDTQVKRILNRDRRSEEEALNIINSQMSLNEKKKRSDYIIENDGNIQDLEKKIDEFLKKVEFENKTEKIE
- a CDS encoding acetyl-CoA carboxylase biotin carboxyl carrier protein → MELKDIQELMKVLKKEDIAELKVRYGKVKLTLTNSENTNITNKAVPITEKVEKKAPKSVLPKEEIVKSSNVGKIKLVSSKPGTLVKKGQILAKINTIGIDSDVKSTVNGILKEVLVADGSPVDFAKELFKIEIS
- the accC gene encoding acetyl-CoA carboxylase biotin carboxylase subunit, which translates into the protein MFKKILIANRGEIAVRIIRAARELGVATVAVYSEADKDSLHVKLADEAVCIGTASSADSYLKIPNIISAAQITGSEAIHPGYGFLAENQRFAEICDKNEIVFIGPKPELISMMGDKATARETAIKHKVPITKGSDGIVPTVEEAKKVAEWITYPVMIKATAGGGGKGMRIAHDEKELVENYIAAQNEAKAAFGNPDVYIEKYVEEPRHVEIQVVGDKFGNVVHLGERDCSIQRRHQKLIEESPSAGIDAKTREKMGKFAAKLAKGIGYDSVGTLEFLVDKNMNFYFMEMNTRIQVEHTVSEEITGVDLIKEQIRVAAGEKLSISQKDININGHVIECRINAEDSENGFLPSSGVLETYIPSGGIGVRIDSHSYQGYEIPPYYDSMIAKLIVKGKDREEAIVRMKRALKEFIIEGVDTTIPFHLKVLENQEFKNGTIYTNFIETHFKDALGK
- a CDS encoding Asp23/Gls24 family envelope stress response protein, with protein sequence MNELGNVNISQEVVATIAESVVSEIEGVNSLVGGTSKNEIVKFFQNVSSGGKGIEVEVGETECTLDLYIVAKMGYKLPALAGEIQTKVVKAITEMTGLKVQEVNVYIQKIVKEDKKEVVQTPIAETAEIEE
- the amaP gene encoding alkaline shock response membrane anchor protein AmaP translates to MIAILGFLARLSVILGFLGIAFSSISDMLFRTDYLGQLDNFIDLSSLNFKVLVGLLSIIYLVIFLLSYLNKLTKYSQNRKVKNKNGEIEVSIKTINETSKDFLSGQEIIKNSKVRSYPKGKSVVIEATVDTYNVDNLNEKLAEIQNKLSDYVFQSTGITVKKSKVKLKKVLGETIVEKKIIDSPSVQKEEVKKEKNIENDILTSDNNSQNDISTAGKEN
- the nusB gene encoding transcription antitermination factor NusB yields the protein MTRREIREEIFKLLFEYELIDNDIEKRINETIAEENLKRDEEIDFLRSYITEIIENKDILTDRIRQVLDGWTYERLGTIEKVLLKISFYEITIKDIGYEIAINEVLEIAKKYSYNDTKDFLNGILAKLVQNIKDEKQK
- the nadR gene encoding multifunctional transcriptional regulator/nicotinamide-nucleotide adenylyltransferase/ribosylnicotinamide kinase NadR, with the protein product MKKIGIIIGKFFPLHIGHVNFIQRASGIVDRLYVVISYSDDADDLLTSNSRFVKEITPKDRLRFVKQTFKNQPNISSFLLDENNYSQQGDNWQEWATALKNEIEKRENLKNKKEIDWQNDVIFISNRDGDKEYNLKHFGSETKSIDKNYIEYNVNSKQIRENPSKYWKFLPREVREHLIPIITICGGESSGKSVMIDKLANVFNTTSAWEYGREYVFEKLGGDEESLQYSDYEKIVFGHQSNVLYAARNANKFALIDTDYIATLAFCLTYEKRDNPIVREFVQNYRFDLTILLENNVAWVNDGLRSIGDNDRREKFQNLLKKLYKEYNIQYITVKSSSYEKRYLACKHIIKAYLDGADNSQLQEIADTFI
- a CDS encoding ferritin, coding for MKLNKELEVLLNNQINMELAAAYQYQAMAAYFDERALEGFANWMGNQAKEEIEHSKKFYEYVLKRNGKIEFLGLDKPKMDFTSVREVFEAALAHEEAVTASIENIHKLARELGDYGAEVFLNEFAEEQEEEEEQAQKFLDKIISLDVDNNNATLYLLDKEMGKRD
- a CDS encoding Fur family transcriptional regulator, with translation MHIENVGDYLKKNGIKPSVQRMKIFQYLLDHHTHPTVDDIFQNLSPEMPTLSKITVYNTLNIFVSNNIIQEIIIEENEVRYDVVTEDHGHFKCKNCGEIIDFDVNLSKFDLSKLGNVEIDEIHFYIKGTCEKCLEKKN
- a CDS encoding sensor histidine kinase, which translates into the protein MKIKGIKFKNKIFIKLLSYFGLSLLLFSIVIGSIFGYIYIQNTVSLHKKDLVERAYKISTTLSKMWFEDGNENLENKDRKPPSKETSSEKPVRREKPKIVGNINGKAFENNVIENIRKNETEKRPEEKNSKKLLDERHFHRHRIVDEKDNNVKIFRSMRMIEDIAMGEVWIVDAKTGNIVQGRNEKGQPLSYLKLPPNAEETIKKAISGETTTTENFNDYLNENSITVAVPIKNGQTIEGVVLLHSPVKYMSSALKSGIYTLIFSILVALILASISAVWLSISFTKPLNKIRDTTAELAKGNYEVTTQIKQSDEIGELAKSIDKLALQLDKSSKESERFEKMRQNFIANISHELRTPITVIRGSIEAICDGIISNPEQLKDYNEQILSDSIHLQRLVNDLIDLTKLQNTDFSIDKSTINLFEIINDAVRSMKQISTKKGVKINFSAENTIEEDRYLFAGDYQRIRQMIIIVLDNAIKFSNENQKVDILLKKENKKYELKICDSGRGIDPENIGEIFNRYHKSNTEENKNGMGLGLAIAKEIALRHNIEIFVKSVPNIKTVFTFLIPLNDSQ